In Bacillus sp. FJAT-45037, the following are encoded in one genomic region:
- a CDS encoding lipoate--protein ligase family protein: MMKETWRFIDSGNCSAAYNMALDEALLDWHSKGKIPPTIRFYGWNPATLSIGYFQKVEKEVNMDAVKAYGLGFVRRPTGGRGVLHDDELTYSVIVSEEHPDMPHTVTEAYRVISEGILEGFKKVGLDAYFAVPRTEEEKSALKNPRSAVCFDAPSWYELVVEGRKVAGSAQTRQKGVILQHGSIILDIDEDKLFDLFKYPSERVRERMQRNFKNKAVAINALRATALSMEEAKEAFRYGFEKGLNIELEPYTLTPKEEAEVQKIAQERYEQDEWNYRK, translated from the coding sequence ATAATGAAAGAAACTTGGCGTTTTATTGATTCAGGTAATTGTTCCGCAGCATATAATATGGCCTTAGATGAGGCGTTACTTGATTGGCATTCAAAAGGGAAAATTCCTCCGACGATTCGTTTTTATGGTTGGAACCCAGCAACTTTGTCGATTGGGTATTTCCAAAAGGTTGAAAAAGAAGTGAATATGGACGCAGTGAAAGCGTATGGATTAGGGTTTGTAAGGAGACCAACTGGTGGTCGAGGTGTATTGCACGATGATGAACTTACATATAGTGTGATTGTTTCAGAAGAGCATCCTGATATGCCGCATACGGTAACAGAAGCCTATCGAGTGATTTCAGAAGGGATACTTGAAGGGTTTAAGAAAGTGGGCTTAGATGCCTATTTTGCTGTTCCGCGGACAGAAGAAGAAAAAAGCGCATTGAAAAATCCGCGCTCAGCGGTTTGTTTTGATGCTCCTTCTTGGTATGAGCTAGTTGTGGAGGGGAGAAAAGTAGCAGGAAGCGCACAAACAAGACAAAAGGGAGTCATTCTTCAGCATGGTTCAATCATCCTAGATATTGATGAGGATAAACTTTTTGATTTATTTAAGTATCCGAGTGAACGTGTGCGGGAGAGGATGCAACGTAATTTTAAAAATAAGGCTGTTGCCATCAATGCACTACGAGCGACCGCTTTATCAATGGAAGAAGCCAAGGAAGCTTTTCGGTACGGGTTTGAAAAAGGGTTGAACATCGAGTTAGAACCATATACGTTAACACCTAAAGAAGAAGCTGAAGTACAAAAAATTGCTCAAGAGAGATATGAGCAAGATGAATGGAATTATCGCAAATAA
- a CDS encoding rhodanese-like domain-containing protein, with translation MMYLWLILLGLVIFAVFKRFYTPKYLTTLTQEDFIKGYRKAQLIDVRETREYEGGHILGSRNIPMSQLRQRQNEVRTDQPVYLYCQSGARSKQAAQLLKKKRGVEDIYHLQGGFKKWTGKIKKKA, from the coding sequence ATGATGTATTTATGGTTAATACTTTTAGGACTCGTCATTTTTGCAGTGTTTAAGCGTTTCTATACTCCAAAATATTTAACGACCCTAACACAAGAAGATTTCATTAAAGGTTATCGCAAGGCACAACTAATTGACGTTCGTGAAACTCGTGAGTACGAAGGCGGCCACATTTTAGGCTCTCGTAATATTCCAATGTCACAACTACGTCAACGTCAAAACGAAGTACGCACAGATCAGCCTGTCTATCTTTATTGTCAGTCTGGTGCTAGAAGTAAGCAAGCTGCACAACTTCTAAAGAAAAAACGAGGCGTCGAAGATATCTATCACCTACAAGGTGGATTCAAGAAATGGACAGGCAAGATCAAAAAGAAAGCATGA
- the gcvPB gene encoding aminomethyl-transferring glycine dehydrogenase subunit GcvPB, which yields MNNQDQPLVFELSKEGRIGHSLPELDIPTEPLEDLLPSEFIRENSAELPEVSELQLMRHYTALSKRNHGVDSGFYPLGSCTMKYNPKINEDVARFPGLAYVHPHQPHEQVQGSLELMYELQTSLAEITGMDEVTLQPAAGAHGEWTGLMMIRAFHESNGDTNRTKVVVPDSAHGTNPASATVAGFDSVTVRTNEEGLVDLEHLREVVGSDTAALMLTNPNTLGLFETYIEEMASIIHKAGGKLYYDGANSNAILGIARPGDMGFDVVHLNLHKTFTGPHGGGGPGSGPVGVKKDLIPYLPKPVLVKIGDMYQFDNDRPKSIGRVKPYYGNYGINVRAYTYIRTMGPIGLRQVSEYAVLNANYMMRRLEPHFDLPYTQHCKHEFVISGRKQKKLGVRTLDMAKRLLDFGYHPPTIYFPLNVEECMMFEPTETESKETLDEFCDAMIQIAKEVEENPEIVQEAPHHTVISRLDETTAARKPILRYQKA from the coding sequence ATGAACAACCAAGATCAGCCACTCGTTTTTGAATTAAGTAAAGAAGGTCGAATTGGCCATAGTCTACCAGAACTTGATATCCCAACAGAGCCTTTAGAGGACTTACTTCCAAGTGAATTTATAAGAGAGAATTCAGCAGAACTCCCAGAAGTCTCTGAATTACAATTAATGCGTCATTACACAGCATTATCGAAACGTAACCACGGTGTAGATTCTGGCTTTTATCCACTTGGTTCGTGTACGATGAAATACAATCCTAAAATTAATGAAGATGTGGCTCGTTTTCCTGGGCTTGCGTATGTGCATCCTCATCAACCCCACGAGCAAGTACAAGGTTCACTTGAGCTGATGTATGAGCTTCAAACATCACTCGCAGAAATTACAGGGATGGATGAAGTCACGCTACAGCCTGCAGCTGGGGCTCATGGCGAGTGGACAGGATTAATGATGATTCGTGCGTTTCATGAATCAAATGGAGATACGAATAGAACGAAAGTGGTTGTTCCTGATTCAGCCCATGGCACGAACCCGGCTTCGGCTACTGTGGCGGGATTTGACTCTGTTACCGTACGAACAAACGAAGAAGGCTTAGTGGACCTTGAACATTTACGAGAGGTCGTCGGTTCTGATACAGCGGCTCTTATGTTAACAAACCCTAATACACTTGGATTGTTTGAAACATACATCGAGGAGATGGCTTCCATCATTCATAAAGCAGGTGGAAAACTTTATTATGATGGTGCTAACTCTAATGCGATCTTAGGCATTGCAAGACCTGGTGATATGGGCTTTGACGTCGTACATTTAAATCTTCATAAAACGTTTACAGGTCCACATGGTGGCGGTGGTCCAGGTTCTGGTCCAGTCGGCGTGAAAAAGGATTTAATTCCTTATTTACCAAAGCCGGTTTTGGTGAAGATAGGGGACATGTATCAGTTTGATAATGATCGCCCAAAATCAATAGGAAGAGTTAAACCTTACTATGGAAACTACGGAATTAATGTCCGGGCCTATACGTATATTCGGACGATGGGACCTATCGGCTTACGTCAAGTATCGGAATATGCTGTTTTAAATGCAAATTATATGATGAGACGTCTTGAACCTCACTTTGATCTTCCATATACGCAGCATTGTAAACATGAGTTTGTTATTTCAGGGCGTAAGCAGAAGAAATTAGGGGTTCGTACACTTGATATGGCAAAGCGTTTATTAGACTTTGGCTATCACCCACCAACGATCTACTTCCCGCTGAATGTCGAAGAATGCATGATGTTTGAACCGACAGAAACAGAGTCAAAAGAAACATTGGATGAGTTCTGTGATGCCATGATCCAGATTGCAAAAGAAGTTGAAGAAAATCCTGAGATTGTTCAAGAAGCACCTCATCACACAGTCATTAGCCGATTAGATGAAACAACCGCAGCAAGAAAACCGATCTTGCGCTATCAGAAGGCATAA
- the gcvPA gene encoding aminomethyl-transferring glycine dehydrogenase subunit GcvPA, which translates to MTNRYLPMTEQDQLDMLKTIGVKSIEELFSDIPEGIRYKGELNIPKALKEPELIRYFEGLASKNISLKQKVSFLGAGVYEHYIPSIVDHVISRSEFYTAYTPYQPEISQGELQGIFEFQTMISELTGMDLANSSMYDGPTALAEAAMMSAGQTKKKTILVSKAVHPEAREVLKTNAFGQNLEVIEIDVTDGVTNLSQLEETYNEDTSCVIVQHPNFFGNLESLGEIEKITHSKKAMFVVSSNPLSLGLLKSPGEYGADIVVGDAQPFGIAPQFGGPHCGYFATTKKLMRKVPGRLVGQTTDEHGQRGFVLTLQAREQHIRREKATSNICSNQALNALAAAVAMSALGKSGIKEVAYQNLQKAAYAKRMLKENGVDVKESGTSFNEFIINVGKPVREINKLLLEKGFIGGYDLSVNYPELDGHMLVAVTEVRTKEEIDQFAKELGALV; encoded by the coding sequence ATGACAAATCGTTACTTACCAATGACAGAACAAGATCAATTAGACATGCTTAAGACCATTGGAGTCAAAAGCATAGAAGAACTCTTTTCAGATATTCCAGAGGGCATACGATATAAGGGAGAATTAAACATCCCTAAAGCATTGAAAGAGCCTGAGCTTATCCGTTATTTTGAAGGACTAGCTTCTAAAAATATTTCATTGAAGCAAAAAGTGTCGTTTCTAGGTGCGGGGGTGTATGAACATTACATTCCGTCCATCGTTGATCATGTGATCTCGCGCTCTGAATTTTATACAGCATATACACCGTATCAGCCAGAAATTTCACAAGGAGAATTGCAGGGCATATTTGAATTTCAAACGATGATTAGTGAGCTAACGGGAATGGATCTAGCGAACTCTTCTATGTATGATGGTCCAACCGCGCTTGCAGAAGCAGCTATGATGAGTGCAGGTCAGACGAAAAAGAAGACGATTCTTGTTTCAAAGGCCGTTCATCCCGAGGCGCGTGAAGTGTTAAAAACAAATGCGTTCGGGCAAAATCTCGAGGTTATCGAAATCGATGTGACAGATGGTGTAACAAATCTTTCTCAGCTTGAAGAAACTTACAATGAAGACACCTCGTGTGTGATTGTTCAACATCCGAACTTCTTTGGAAACTTAGAGTCCTTAGGTGAGATCGAAAAAATTACTCATAGCAAGAAAGCAATGTTTGTTGTTTCAAGCAACCCACTTTCGCTAGGATTGTTAAAATCACCTGGTGAATATGGGGCAGATATTGTTGTTGGGGATGCGCAACCATTTGGAATTGCTCCTCAATTTGGAGGTCCTCATTGTGGTTACTTTGCGACAACGAAAAAATTAATGAGAAAAGTACCGGGTCGTTTAGTTGGTCAAACGACCGATGAACATGGGCAACGTGGCTTTGTTCTAACATTGCAAGCGAGAGAGCAGCATATCCGCCGTGAAAAAGCGACGTCAAACATTTGCTCAAACCAAGCATTAAACGCTTTGGCAGCTGCTGTTGCAATGAGTGCACTTGGTAAGTCAGGAATCAAAGAAGTCGCTTACCAAAACCTGCAGAAAGCAGCCTATGCGAAACGAATGTTGAAGGAAAATGGGGTAGATGTGAAGGAATCAGGTACGTCCTTTAATGAATTCATCATCAATGTAGGAAAACCTGTACGTGAAATCAACAAGTTGTTGTTGGAAAAAGGGTTTATTGGTGGTTATGATCTAAGTGTTAATTACCCTGAACTTGATGGTCATATGTTAGTTGCTGTGACTGAAGTGCGCACGAAGGAAGAAATAGATCAGTTTGCCAAAGAATTGGGGGCGTTAGTATGA
- the gcvT gene encoding glycine cleavage system aminomethyltransferase GcvT has translation MSTLKRTPLFNEYEKSGAKTIDFGGWDLPVQFSSIKEEHEAVRTRAGLFDVSHMGEVEVKGPNALAFLQKVMTNDVSKLVDEQAQYTVMCYQDGGTVDDLLVYRKAEDDYLLVINASNIEKDVEWLKEHVIEGVELVHISFDMAQLAIQGPLAEGILQKLTEANLAEIGFFRFKDDVDLAGIKSLVSRTGYTGEDGFEIYCESDQAATLWQAILEAGQGDGLVPCGLGARDTLRFEAKLPLYGQELTHEITPLEAGIGFAVKLNKEADFIGKEALLAQKENGLTRKLVGIEMIDKGIPRTGYEVLMDDQTIGFVTTGTQSPTLKKNVGLAVIDNTYTELGTEVFVQVRKKKLKAVVTKTPFYKRPKA, from the coding sequence ATGTCGACATTAAAACGAACACCTTTGTTTAATGAATACGAAAAAAGTGGAGCGAAGACGATTGATTTTGGCGGATGGGATTTGCCTGTTCAGTTTTCCAGTATCAAAGAGGAACATGAGGCCGTTCGTACAAGAGCTGGACTTTTTGATGTTTCTCATATGGGAGAAGTTGAAGTAAAAGGGCCCAATGCGCTAGCTTTCCTTCAAAAGGTAATGACGAATGATGTCAGTAAGCTTGTCGATGAGCAAGCGCAATATACAGTCATGTGCTATCAAGATGGTGGGACAGTTGATGATTTACTAGTTTATCGAAAGGCAGAAGATGACTATTTGCTTGTAATCAACGCATCTAACATTGAAAAAGATGTGGAGTGGTTAAAAGAGCATGTTATTGAGGGAGTAGAACTCGTACATATTTCGTTTGACATGGCTCAACTTGCAATCCAAGGTCCGTTAGCTGAGGGAATATTACAAAAATTGACAGAAGCGAACTTAGCTGAGATTGGCTTTTTCCGGTTTAAAGATGATGTAGACTTAGCAGGAATCAAGAGCCTTGTGTCAAGAACCGGTTACACAGGTGAAGATGGGTTTGAGATTTATTGTGAGTCAGATCAGGCGGCAACATTATGGCAAGCGATATTAGAGGCTGGGCAGGGTGATGGATTAGTTCCTTGTGGGTTAGGTGCCCGTGATACGTTACGTTTCGAAGCGAAATTGCCATTGTATGGCCAGGAACTAACGCATGAAATTACACCACTTGAAGCAGGCATTGGTTTTGCAGTGAAATTAAATAAAGAGGCAGATTTTATTGGGAAAGAAGCGCTACTTGCTCAAAAAGAAAATGGCTTGACAAGAAAGCTTGTTGGAATTGAAATGATTGATAAAGGTATTCCTCGAACTGGGTATGAGGTATTGATGGATGATCAAACAATTGGGTTTGTCACTACAGGAACACAATCTCCTACATTAAAGAAAAATGTTGGATTGGCAGTCATAGATAATACCTATACCGAGCTTGGAACAGAAGTATTTGTTCAAGTACGAAAAAAGAAATTAAAGGCTGTTGTTACGAAAACACCGTTTTACAAGCGTCCGAAAGCATAA